A stretch of DNA from Candidatus Binatia bacterium:
AGATTTCGTGTTCGGTGGCGATTCCACGTTTGTCGGCGCTAAACTCTGCCAAGGATGGCCGAACGCGACGACGAAATGTGGATGAGGATTGCGCTGGCGCAAGCCGAGGAGGGGGCCGCCGCCGGCGAAGTCCCTGTGGGGGCCGTGCTTGTCGGAGCCGACGGCGAGGAATTGGCCCGCGGCCATAATGCACCACGACAGCTCTGCGACCCGACGGCCCATGCCGAAATTCTCACGATTCGCCGCGCCGCCCAACGTGTGGGAGCCAACAGGCTCCCGGGCACCACGCTTTATGCCACATTGGAGCCCTGCGCTCTCTGCCTCGGTGGAGCGCTGCAAGCGCGCGTGAAACGGATTGTTTTCGGAGCTTTCGACCCAAAAGGGGGCGCCGCCGGCTCGGTGGTCGATTTGACCGCTCAAAGTGCCCTGAATCACAGGATCGAGACCCGTTCGGGAGTCCTCGAAGGGGCCTGTGCGGCCGTGCTCCGAACATTCTTTGCCGAGCGCCGTAAAAAATGACGACCGGCCCCGCCTTGCAGACCTCCTTTCGGGGGGTTATTTCTCCCGTCTCCGCAGGAGAGGTGGCCGAGTCCGGTTGAAGGCGCACGATTCGAAATCGTGTGTGCCCCCTTAAAGGGCACCGTGGGTTCGAATCCCACCCTCTCCGTTAGTGGGTCCCGATGGGCCTGGCGGTGTTTGGAGAGGTGCCAGAGTGGTCGAATGGGCGCGACTGGAAATCGCGTGTACCGTTTACGCGGTACCGTGGGTTCGAATCCCACCCTCTCC
This window harbors:
- the tadA gene encoding tRNA adenosine(34) deaminase TadA produces the protein MAERDDEMWMRIALAQAEEGAAAGEVPVGAVLVGADGEELARGHNAPRQLCDPTAHAEILTIRRAAQRVGANRLPGTTLYATLEPCALCLGGALQARVKRIVFGAFDPKGGAAGSVVDLTAQSALNHRIETRSGVLEGACAAVLRTFFAERRKK